One stretch of Candidatus Methylomirabilota bacterium DNA includes these proteins:
- a CDS encoding cation:proton antiporter: MEGDPAARVAAFALQLAVVLMAARIAGELAERALRQPAVVGEIVAGVIIGPYALGGVALPGLGPVFPVPDAGGPLPVSIELYALGQLAAVLLLFVAGLETDLALFLRYLGPAALVGLGGVLVPFAAGAGATVLAGAAPSWSHPTALFVGAVMTATSVGITARVLADLERMDTPEAVTVLAAAVVDDVLAIMALGLVVNISQQGRVSAGELGAVGLKAFGIWILITAVFLLGAARLERAINAFRSAGAPVALALAACFLAAWVAEAFGLAMIIGAYSAGLGLSARPLAHRLQQELQPIYRFLVPVFFVLVGMLVDVRSLGGAIEFALLITALAVATKIVGCAAPALAVGFNGLGAARIGVGMLPRGEVALIIASVGLTAGAIDHTVFGVAVVMTLVTTVLAPVVLVPLFRNPRSGRRGGAPGAVPTIRA; the protein is encoded by the coding sequence ATGGAGGGCGATCCGGCGGCGCGAGTTGCCGCATTCGCGCTGCAACTGGCCGTCGTGCTGATGGCCGCCCGGATCGCCGGCGAGCTGGCGGAGCGAGCGCTCCGCCAGCCAGCCGTCGTTGGGGAGATCGTGGCCGGAGTCATCATCGGCCCCTACGCGCTGGGGGGCGTCGCGCTTCCCGGGCTCGGCCCCGTCTTCCCGGTGCCGGACGCCGGCGGTCCCCTTCCCGTGTCCATCGAGCTCTACGCCCTCGGACAGCTGGCGGCGGTCCTGCTGCTCTTCGTGGCCGGTCTGGAGACCGATCTCGCGCTCTTCCTGCGCTACCTCGGCCCCGCGGCGCTGGTGGGTCTGGGCGGCGTGCTGGTGCCGTTCGCAGCGGGTGCGGGCGCGACAGTGCTGGCCGGGGCGGCGCCTTCGTGGAGCCACCCCACGGCGCTGTTCGTCGGAGCCGTCATGACCGCCACGTCGGTCGGCATCACCGCGCGGGTCCTGGCCGACCTCGAGCGGATGGACACCCCGGAAGCCGTCACCGTGCTGGCGGCGGCGGTCGTCGACGACGTCCTGGCCATCATGGCGCTGGGCCTCGTCGTGAACATCTCGCAGCAAGGCCGCGTCTCAGCCGGCGAGCTCGGGGCCGTGGGCCTGAAGGCGTTCGGGATCTGGATCTTGATAACTGCGGTCTTCCTCCTCGGCGCCGCCCGGTTGGAGCGCGCGATCAACGCTTTCCGGAGCGCGGGCGCCCCGGTGGCGCTGGCGCTGGCGGCGTGCTTCCTGGCCGCCTGGGTGGCCGAAGCCTTCGGGCTGGCCATGATCATCGGCGCCTACTCGGCCGGGCTCGGGCTCTCGGCGCGACCGCTCGCACACCGCCTCCAGCAGGAGCTGCAACCCATCTACCGTTTTCTGGTGCCGGTCTTCTTCGTCCTCGTCGGTATGCTCGTCGACGTGCGGTCGCTCGGGGGCGCCATCGAGTTCGCCCTCCTGATCACGGCGCTGGCGGTGGCCACCAAGATCGTGGGCTGCGCGGCGCCCGCGCTGGCGGTCGGCTTCAACGGGCTGGGCGCGGCCCGCATCGGCGTGGGCATGCTGCCGCGAGGCGAGGTCGCGCTGATCATCGCCAGCGTCGGCCTGACCGCCGGCGCGATCGACCACACGGTTTTCGGCGTCGCGGTCGTGATGACGCTGGTCACGACGGTCCTGGCGCCCGTCGTCCTGGTGCCGCTGTTCCGGAACCCCCGGAGCGGCCGGCGAGGCGGCGCCCCTGGTGCCGTTCCAACTATTCGCGCCTAG
- a CDS encoding TRAP transporter large permease subunit translates to MTFIGMIVFLFLGFPVAFSLIFNGLLFGLIGFGLSFFDLLPLRIWGTMTNFTLTAVPLFVFMGVALQKSGLAEELLETMALVFGKLRGGIAISVVVVGAILAASTGIVGASVITMGLVSLPTMLKRGYNKELITGTICAAGTLGQIIPPSIILILLGDILGVSVGDLYIGAFLPGFVLVGLYIIYLAILGQLRPHLCPPIPEAEIAAFRTEAFKRVALALAPAFILIVAVLGSIFVGIASPTEGAAVGAAGGLMLTMLKGRFSVPMLKDVMRTTTRITSLSFIILIGANTFGLVFRGLNGDRLVQDLLLNLPFGPYGVLAIVMGVIFFLGFFIDFFEICFIHVPILTPVLVQHFHFDPVWLGVIIGVNLQTSFLTPPFGFALFYLRGVAPPEVKTEEIYRGVVPFIALQLIGLALIITYPQIVFALIRFFRG, encoded by the coding sequence ATGACGTTCATCGGGATGATCGTCTTCCTGTTCCTCGGCTTTCCGGTCGCCTTCAGCCTGATCTTCAACGGGCTCCTGTTCGGCCTCATCGGCTTCGGGCTGTCCTTCTTCGACCTGCTCCCTCTGCGCATCTGGGGGACGATGACGAACTTCACCCTCACCGCGGTCCCGCTCTTCGTGTTCATGGGCGTGGCCCTGCAGAAATCAGGCCTGGCCGAAGAGCTGCTGGAAACCATGGCCCTCGTCTTCGGGAAGCTGCGGGGCGGCATCGCCATCTCCGTCGTCGTGGTGGGCGCGATCCTGGCCGCCTCCACCGGCATCGTCGGCGCCAGCGTGATCACGATGGGTCTGGTGTCGCTGCCGACGATGCTCAAGCGCGGCTACAACAAGGAGCTGATCACCGGCACCATCTGCGCGGCGGGGACCCTGGGCCAGATCATCCCCCCCAGCATCATCCTGATCCTCCTGGGCGACATCCTGGGCGTCTCGGTGGGCGACCTCTACATCGGAGCGTTCCTGCCCGGCTTCGTGCTCGTCGGGCTCTACATCATCTACCTGGCCATCCTGGGGCAGCTGAGGCCCCACCTCTGCCCGCCGATCCCCGAGGCCGAGATCGCCGCCTTCCGGACCGAAGCCTTCAAGCGGGTGGCCCTCGCGCTGGCGCCGGCGTTCATCCTGATCGTGGCCGTCCTCGGCTCGATCTTCGTGGGCATCGCCTCGCCGACCGAGGGGGCGGCCGTGGGCGCCGCCGGCGGCCTCATGCTCACGATGCTCAAGGGGCGCTTCTCGGTGCCGATGCTCAAGGACGTCATGCGGACGACGACGCGCATCACCAGCCTCTCGTTCATCATCCTGATCGGCGCCAACACCTTCGGCCTGGTGTTTCGCGGGCTCAACGGGGACAGGCTGGTGCAGGACCTGCTCCTGAACCTGCCCTTCGGGCCCTACGGCGTGCTGGCCATCGTCATGGGCGTCATCTTCTTCCTCGGCTTCTTCATCGACTTCTTCGAGATCTGCTTCATCCACGTTCCCATCCTGACGCCGGTGCTGGTGCAGCACTTCCACTTCGATCCGGTGTGGCTGGGCGTGATCATCGGCGTGAACCTCCAGACGTCGTTCCTCACCCCGCCCTTCGGCTTCGCGCTCTTCTACCTGCGCGGCGTGGCGCCTCCCGAGGTGAAGACCGAGGAGATCTACCGCGGCGTGGTGCCCTTCATCGCGCTCCAGCTCATCGGCCTGGCGCTGATCATCACCTACCCGCAAATCGTGTTCGCCCTCATCCGGTTCTTCCGGGGCTAG
- a CDS encoding MaoC/PaaZ C-terminal domain-containing protein, with the protein MVSYAGMTVARRYFEDIQLGEEYESPGRTVTETDIVLFAGLSGDYNVLHTDAEFMKQSIFGERIAHGLLGLAVQAGLFTRATQAYATLAFVGLRWKFKGPIKIGDTIRLWARVIAKKETAKPDRGLITLERKVLNQRGEVVQEGETDLMVERRAG; encoded by the coding sequence GTGGTATCCTACGCGGGCATGACGGTCGCCCGACGATATTTCGAGGACATCCAGCTGGGCGAGGAGTACGAGTCGCCCGGTCGGACGGTCACCGAGACGGACATCGTGCTCTTCGCCGGACTGTCGGGCGACTACAACGTGCTCCATACCGACGCCGAGTTCATGAAGCAGTCGATCTTCGGGGAGCGGATCGCCCACGGCCTGCTCGGCCTCGCCGTCCAGGCGGGCCTCTTCACGCGGGCCACTCAGGCCTACGCCACGCTCGCCTTCGTCGGCCTCCGCTGGAAGTTCAAGGGCCCGATCAAGATCGGCGACACCATCCGCCTGTGGGCGCGCGTGATCGCCAAGAAGGAGACCGCCAAGCCCGACCGCGGGCTCATCACGCTCGAGCGCAAGGTGCTGAACCAGCGCGGCGAGGTGGTGCAGGAGGGCGAGACCGACCTGATGGTGGAGCGGCGTGCCGGCTGA
- a CDS encoding ABC transporter substrate-binding protein: MERRRFIVKAGGVLVAAGATAAVDAPNVIAQPKYQWRMATSWTPALDVLQGNAQRFAKMVDDMSGGRFKIQVYAAGELIPAFGVFDGCSQGTLEMYNSAAYYWAGKEAACQWFTGVPFGMNPKGQYNWYYFGDGLKLWEEAYKPFNLVPRPSASTGVQMGGWFRKKINTIADYKGLKFRMPGLGGKVIAKAGATVVLTPGGEIYTALERGVIDGSEWVGPHDDMKLGLHQTARYYYYPGWHEPGTTGEFVFNKKAYESLPVDLQRILDHTATAIHTLEYGEYEAKNIVALEKLRTEFRNKVEILPFPADVLKELRKLATEVNKEESDKSAIAKKVYESYSKFQAGQRSWDIMTEMAFHNLISA; encoded by the coding sequence ATGGAGCGACGCAGGTTCATCGTGAAGGCCGGCGGCGTGCTGGTGGCCGCCGGGGCGACGGCAGCCGTCGATGCGCCCAACGTCATCGCCCAGCCCAAGTACCAGTGGCGGATGGCGACCAGCTGGACGCCGGCGCTGGACGTGCTGCAGGGCAACGCCCAGCGGTTCGCCAAGATGGTGGACGACATGAGCGGCGGCCGCTTCAAGATCCAGGTCTATGCCGCCGGCGAGCTGATCCCGGCCTTCGGCGTCTTCGACGGCTGCTCGCAGGGAACGCTGGAGATGTACAACTCGGCCGCCTACTACTGGGCGGGCAAGGAGGCGGCCTGCCAGTGGTTCACCGGCGTGCCCTTCGGCATGAACCCGAAGGGGCAGTACAACTGGTATTACTTTGGCGACGGCCTCAAGCTCTGGGAAGAAGCCTATAAGCCTTTCAACCTCGTCCCGCGTCCGTCGGCCTCCACCGGTGTCCAGATGGGCGGCTGGTTCCGCAAGAAGATCAACACCATCGCCGACTATAAGGGCCTCAAGTTCCGCATGCCCGGCCTGGGCGGAAAAGTCATCGCCAAGGCCGGGGCCACCGTGGTGCTCACCCCCGGTGGCGAGATTTATACGGCGCTGGAGCGCGGCGTCATCGACGGGTCGGAGTGGGTGGGCCCCCACGACGATATGAAGCTTGGGCTGCATCAGACCGCTCGTTACTACTATTATCCGGGCTGGCACGAGCCGGGGACAACCGGCGAGTTCGTCTTCAACAAGAAAGCCTACGAGTCGCTGCCCGTCGATCTCCAGCGTATCCTGGATCACACCGCAACTGCGATCCACACGCTGGAGTACGGCGAGTATGAAGCGAAGAACATCGTCGCGCTGGAAAAGCTCCGCACCGAGTTCAGGAACAAGGTGGAGATCCTACCTTTCCCGGCCGACGTGCTCAAAGAGCTGCGGAAGCTGGCGACCGAGGTCAACAAAGAGGAGTCGGATAAGAGCGCGATCGCCAAGAAAGTCTACGAATCCTATAGCAAGTTCCAGGCCGGGCAGCGATCGTGGGACATCATGACGGAGATGGCGTTCCACAACTTGATCTCCGCGTAG
- a CDS encoding response regulator yields MSATRDTATWLSEMLALPGDQVDAVTDGAKAFQLVWDADYDVIVSELGMPGIDGGDLYMAFQNTWPELTRRMVFVCGQPTQAIDAFVARTSVPFVRGPVTLMDLREALRAVGAAPRSRALA; encoded by the coding sequence GTGAGCGCCACGCGCGACACGGCCACCTGGCTGTCGGAGATGCTCGCGCTGCCCGGCGATCAGGTCGATGCGGTCACCGACGGCGCGAAGGCCTTCCAGCTCGTGTGGGATGCCGACTACGACGTCATCGTCAGCGAGCTCGGCATGCCTGGAATCGACGGCGGCGACCTCTACATGGCGTTCCAGAACACGTGGCCGGAGCTCACTCGCCGCATGGTGTTCGTGTGCGGCCAGCCGACGCAGGCCATCGACGCCTTCGTCGCGCGCACCAGCGTGCCGTTCGTCCGCGGGCCGGTGACCCTGATGGATCTCCGCGAAGCGCTGCGGGCCGTCGGCGCCGCGCCCCGCTCGCGCGCGCTCGCTTAG
- a CDS encoding MqnA/MqnD/SBP family protein, translating into MQVVRIGHSPDPDDAFMFYALTAGKVKIPDVQIEHVLEDIESLNRRARTGELEVTAVSAATYVLVADTYRMMDPGASMGKGYGPILVAREPIDPKDIPNKVVAIPGSHTTASLLLRMFVPEEPALIEVAFDKIPQAVLDGQADLGLLIHEGQITHQKMGLVKVLDLGEVWQRETGLPLPLGVNVMRRDLGDPMHRALSQGLRDSIAWGHANVDEALEYAMCYGRGIDKETARRFVLMYVNDYTVKLGDEGMAALKRLFTDAHRKKLIPAIPPLDAI; encoded by the coding sequence ATGCAGGTGGTGCGGATCGGTCACAGCCCGGATCCCGACGACGCCTTCATGTTCTACGCGCTCACCGCGGGGAAGGTGAAGATCCCGGATGTCCAGATCGAGCACGTGCTGGAGGACATCGAGTCGCTCAACCGCCGCGCGCGCACGGGCGAGCTCGAGGTGACCGCGGTGTCCGCGGCGACCTACGTCCTCGTGGCCGACACGTACCGCATGATGGATCCCGGCGCGTCGATGGGGAAGGGCTACGGCCCCATCCTCGTCGCGCGCGAGCCGATCGATCCAAAGGACATCCCGAACAAGGTGGTCGCGATCCCGGGCAGTCACACGACCGCGTCGCTGCTGCTGCGGATGTTCGTGCCGGAAGAGCCCGCGCTCATCGAGGTCGCGTTCGACAAGATCCCGCAGGCCGTCCTGGACGGCCAGGCGGACCTCGGGCTTCTCATCCACGAGGGCCAGATCACGCACCAGAAGATGGGGCTCGTGAAGGTGCTGGACCTCGGCGAGGTCTGGCAGCGCGAGACGGGGCTGCCGTTGCCGCTCGGCGTGAACGTCATGCGACGCGATCTCGGCGACCCCATGCACCGCGCGCTCTCGCAGGGGCTGCGTGACTCCATCGCGTGGGGCCACGCCAACGTCGACGAGGCGCTCGAGTACGCGATGTGCTACGGACGGGGGATCGACAAGGAGACGGCGCGGCGGTTCGTGCTGATGTACGTCAACGACTACACGGTGAAGCTGGGCGACGAGGGCATGGCGGCGCTGAAGCGGCTCTTCACCGATGCGCATCGGAAGAAGCTGATCCCCGCGATCCCACCGCTCGACGCGATCTAG
- the ilvD gene encoding dihydroxy-acid dehydratase, whose protein sequence is MTFDPRHQSRVLLDGADRAAARSFFKAIGFTDEDLARPLVGVAHCWSEFTPCNWNHRKVAEKVKEGIRAAGGTPIEFNTISVTDGIAMGTEGMKASLISREVVADSVELVARGHLLDAFVGVSGCDKTIPGMVMAMARLNLPSVMLYGGSILYGEHRGRRLTIQDVFEAIGAFNAGKIGERELKEIENRACPGAGACGGQFTANTMATAFEMLGVSPMGFNGVPAVDPRKDEVAVETGRLVMDLLRKGVRPRQIITRKALHNAIAGVMATGGSTNAVLHLLAVAGEAEVGLTIDEFDRISRKTPLLADMKPWGHYTAPEMHEAGGMTVVAKRLLEAGLLNDKEMTVTGRTIGEEARAAREAPGQKVIRSLSNPIAHHGGLAILRGNLAPEGCVAKLAGHEQSVFRGRARVFDREEDAFAAVKAGKIKAGDFIVVRYEGPKGGPGMREMLQVTGALQGAGLGASVALMTDGRFSGATHGFMVGHVAPEAAVGGPIAAVKDGDTVVIDIKKRRLDVELPAAELRKRLKAVKPPRPRYRSGAMAKYARLVSSASEGAVTG, encoded by the coding sequence ATGACGTTCGATCCCCGTCACCAGAGCCGTGTCCTGCTCGACGGCGCCGACCGCGCCGCCGCCCGTTCCTTCTTCAAGGCGATCGGCTTCACCGACGAGGACCTGGCCCGGCCGCTCGTCGGCGTCGCCCACTGCTGGAGCGAGTTCACGCCCTGCAACTGGAACCACCGGAAAGTGGCCGAGAAGGTGAAGGAGGGCATCCGCGCCGCCGGCGGCACGCCGATCGAGTTCAACACGATCTCGGTCACGGACGGCATCGCCATGGGGACGGAGGGCATGAAGGCCTCGCTCATCAGCCGCGAGGTCGTCGCCGACTCCGTGGAGCTGGTCGCGCGGGGCCACCTGCTCGACGCCTTCGTGGGGGTCTCCGGCTGCGACAAGACCATCCCCGGGATGGTCATGGCCATGGCGCGCCTGAACCTCCCCAGCGTGATGCTCTACGGTGGCTCCATCCTCTACGGCGAGCATCGGGGCCGTCGGCTCACCATCCAGGACGTCTTCGAGGCCATCGGGGCGTTCAACGCTGGGAAGATCGGCGAGCGCGAGCTCAAGGAGATCGAGAACCGGGCCTGCCCGGGCGCCGGCGCCTGCGGCGGCCAGTTCACGGCCAACACGATGGCCACGGCCTTCGAGATGCTGGGCGTCTCCCCGATGGGCTTCAACGGAGTGCCGGCCGTCGATCCGCGCAAGGACGAGGTCGCCGTCGAGACCGGCCGCCTGGTGATGGATCTGCTGCGCAAGGGCGTGCGGCCGCGCCAGATCATCACCCGCAAGGCGCTCCACAACGCCATCGCCGGCGTGATGGCCACGGGCGGCTCCACCAACGCGGTGCTGCATCTGCTGGCGGTGGCGGGGGAGGCGGAGGTCGGGCTCACCATCGACGAGTTCGACCGGATCTCGCGCAAGACGCCGCTCCTGGCCGACATGAAGCCCTGGGGCCACTACACGGCGCCCGAGATGCACGAGGCGGGCGGCATGACCGTCGTCGCCAAGCGCCTGCTGGAGGCCGGGCTGCTGAACGACAAGGAGATGACGGTCACCGGCCGCACCATTGGCGAGGAGGCCCGCGCCGCCCGCGAGGCGCCCGGCCAGAAGGTGATTCGTTCGCTCTCCAACCCGATCGCGCACCACGGCGGTCTGGCCATCCTGCGCGGGAACCTGGCCCCCGAGGGCTGCGTGGCCAAGCTGGCGGGGCACGAGCAGTCGGTCTTTCGCGGCCGGGCGCGCGTCTTCGACCGGGAGGAGGACGCGTTCGCGGCCGTCAAGGCGGGGAAGATCAAGGCCGGCGACTTCATCGTCGTCCGCTACGAAGGGCCCAAGGGCGGCCCCGGTATGCGCGAGATGCTGCAGGTGACCGGCGCGCTCCAGGGCGCGGGGCTCGGCGCCTCGGTGGCGCTGATGACCGACGGCCGATTCTCCGGAGCCACCCACGGCTTCATGGTCGGCCACGTCGCGCCCGAGGCGGCCGTCGGCGGTCCGATCGCGGCGGTCAAGGACGGGGACACGGTCGTGATCGACATCAAGAAGCGGCGGCTCGACGTCGAGCTCCCGGCGGCCGAGCTCCGGAAGCGGCTGAAGGCGGTCAAGCCCCCCCGGCCCCGCTATAGGTCCGGAGCGATGGCCAAGTACGCGCGGCTGGTCTCCTCGGCCTCGGAGGGGGCGGTCACGGGTTGA
- a CDS encoding helix-turn-helix domain-containing protein yields the protein MKVATRDKILSAALEVFAGKGYHRAIVDDIVRASGTSKGAVYHHFSRASSCSKP from the coding sequence GTGAAAGTCGCGACACGGGATAAGATTCTCAGCGCCGCGCTCGAGGTATTCGCCGGGAAAGGCTATCACAGGGCTATCGTCGACGACATCGTGCGCGCCTCCGGCACCTCGAAGGGCGCCGTGTATCACCACTTCTCGCGCGCCTCATCCTGCTCGAAGCCGTGA
- the mqnC gene encoding cyclic dehypoxanthinyl futalosine synthase has product MNRQEGRWLLTEAPLLEVGALAQEVRWSRIPEKRVTFVIDSNPNYTNVCITDCQFCAFYRKPGDPEAYTLTVDEVLGKVEAAAARGATTVLLQGGHNPALPLDYYLTLVRQTRRRFPGVTPHFFTASEIQTMAQASGLTAGDVLDRLWEAGQRTLPGGGAEVLSERVRRRIEPKKGGPGAWLEVHREAHRRGFKSTATMMYGHVEEPEDLLDHFDAIRELQDRHGGFTAFVPWSFKPGNTLLEKWIKRYKGPNAYLRMLAVARLYLDNFGHVQASWFSEGKRAGQIALHFGADDWGGTLFEENVHRAADYVNTVGVDEIVTLIREAGFTPAQRNTEYEILRTY; this is encoded by the coding sequence CTGAATCGCCAGGAGGGGCGCTGGCTCCTCACCGAGGCCCCCCTGCTGGAGGTGGGCGCGCTGGCCCAGGAAGTCCGATGGAGCCGCATCCCCGAGAAGCGGGTGACCTTCGTCATCGACTCCAACCCCAACTACACCAACGTCTGCATCACCGACTGCCAGTTCTGCGCCTTCTACCGCAAGCCCGGGGACCCCGAAGCGTACACGCTCACGGTGGACGAGGTGCTGGGCAAGGTCGAGGCGGCGGCGGCCAGGGGCGCGACGACGGTGCTGCTCCAGGGCGGCCACAACCCCGCGCTCCCCCTCGACTACTACCTCACGCTGGTGAGGCAGACGCGCCGGCGCTTCCCCGGGGTGACGCCGCACTTCTTCACCGCCTCCGAGATCCAGACCATGGCCCAGGCGAGCGGTCTCACGGCGGGGGACGTGCTCGACCGGCTGTGGGAGGCCGGACAGCGGACGCTCCCGGGCGGGGGCGCCGAGGTCCTCTCCGAACGGGTCCGCCGGCGCATCGAGCCCAAGAAGGGCGGGCCGGGCGCCTGGCTGGAAGTCCACCGCGAGGCGCACCGCCGCGGCTTCAAGTCCACGGCCACGATGATGTACGGCCACGTGGAAGAACCCGAGGACCTGCTCGACCACTTCGACGCCATCCGCGAGCTTCAAGACCGGCACGGAGGGTTCACGGCCTTCGTGCCGTGGTCCTTCAAGCCGGGCAACACGCTGCTCGAAAAGTGGATCAAGCGCTACAAGGGGCCGAACGCCTACCTCCGGATGCTGGCGGTGGCGCGGCTCTATCTCGACAACTTCGGCCACGTGCAGGCCTCCTGGTTCTCGGAAGGCAAGCGGGCGGGCCAGATCGCGCTGCACTTCGGCGCCGACGATTGGGGCGGGACGCTGTTCGAGGAGAACGTGCACCGCGCGGCGGACTACGTGAACACGGTCGGCGTCGACGAGATCGTGACGCTGATCCGCGAGGCCGGCTTCACCCCCGCCCAAAGAAACACCGAGTACGAAATCCTTCGGACGTACTAG
- the mqnE gene encoding aminofutalosine synthase MqnE codes for MAVRFADARLQPVWDKVRSGERLTRDDGLLLFATDDLLGLGRLADHAKSAREGDRVYFVINRHITPTNVCVLACRFCDFARKKGQPGAFEYTIEEMVGLVREGVREVHIVGGHHPDWPFEYYERAVAAIHAAHPEVQIKAFTAAEIDYFCRRWKIEPKEALTRLRAAGLQSMPGGGAEIFSGRLARELKYTGKADPDRWCEIHGIAHALGIRTNATMLYGHIETMAERVDHLLRLRDQQDASGGFLTFIPLAYQVGTTKLVPRQTPPTDSLRTIAASRLLLDNFPHVEAYWVVLGEDTTSVALHFGADDINGTLEDERIQHMAGAETPAGVAREQLLRMIREAGKTPVERDALYNVVQVWN; via the coding sequence GTGGCCGTGCGCTTCGCCGATGCCCGTCTCCAGCCCGTCTGGGACAAGGTCCGGAGCGGCGAACGTCTGACGCGCGACGACGGGCTGCTCCTCTTCGCGACCGACGACCTGCTCGGCCTCGGACGCTTGGCCGACCATGCCAAATCCGCGCGCGAAGGCGATCGCGTCTACTTCGTCATCAACCGCCACATCACGCCGACCAACGTATGCGTGCTGGCCTGCCGCTTCTGCGACTTCGCCCGCAAGAAGGGGCAACCCGGCGCTTTCGAGTACACCATCGAGGAGATGGTTGGACTGGTGCGGGAGGGCGTCCGCGAGGTGCACATCGTCGGCGGCCACCACCCCGACTGGCCCTTCGAGTACTACGAGCGGGCGGTGGCTGCCATCCACGCCGCCCATCCCGAGGTGCAGATCAAGGCCTTCACGGCCGCCGAGATCGACTACTTCTGCCGCCGGTGGAAGATCGAACCCAAGGAGGCGCTGACGCGTCTCCGGGCCGCCGGGCTGCAGTCGATGCCGGGCGGGGGCGCCGAGATCTTCTCCGGCCGGCTGGCCCGCGAGCTCAAGTACACCGGCAAGGCCGATCCCGACCGCTGGTGCGAGATCCACGGCATCGCCCACGCGCTCGGCATCAGGACCAACGCCACGATGCTCTACGGCCATATCGAGACCATGGCCGAGCGCGTCGATCATCTGCTGCGCCTGCGCGATCAGCAGGACGCCTCGGGCGGCTTCCTCACCTTCATCCCCCTGGCCTACCAGGTGGGGACGACGAAGCTGGTGCCCCGCCAGACGCCGCCCACCGACAGCCTGCGCACGATCGCGGCGTCGCGGCTGCTGCTGGACAACTTCCCGCACGTCGAGGCGTACTGGGTGGTTCTCGGCGAGGACACCACGTCGGTGGCGCTCCACTTCGGCGCCGACGACATCAACGGCACGCTGGAGGACGAGCGCATCCAGCACATGGCCGGCGCCGAGACGCCGGCCGGCGTCGCCCGCGAGCAACTCCTGCGCATGATCCGCGAGGCCGGCAAGACGCCCGTCGAGCGCGACGCGCTGTACAACGTGGTGCAGGTCTGGAACTAG
- a CDS encoding TRAP transporter small permease subunit, with translation MLRELARRIDAFQERFGNGVSWLMFGMVAVVFGDVIFRYLFNLSWVFVQELEWHLFGLVYLLAAGYTMLYDEHVRIDIIYAKLSPRTKAALDFVLLFVFFFPSALLILYTTWPFVKHSFAVNEGSPDPGGIPARWAYKAVIIVGFVLLILQGISQAIKNFYWAMGWEERGPREERVKEIH, from the coding sequence ATGCTTCGCGAGCTGGCCCGGAGGATCGACGCGTTCCAGGAACGCTTCGGCAACGGCGTCTCGTGGTTGATGTTCGGCATGGTCGCCGTCGTCTTCGGCGACGTCATCTTCCGCTACCTCTTCAACCTCAGCTGGGTCTTCGTCCAGGAGCTGGAGTGGCACCTCTTCGGCCTGGTGTACCTGCTCGCGGCCGGCTACACGATGCTCTACGACGAGCACGTCCGCATCGACATCATCTACGCGAAGCTCTCACCGCGTACGAAGGCGGCCCTGGACTTCGTCCTGCTCTTTGTCTTCTTCTTCCCTTCGGCGCTGCTGATCCTGTACACCACGTGGCCGTTCGTCAAGCATTCCTTCGCAGTGAACGAAGGGTCGCCGGACCCCGGCGGCATTCCGGCCCGCTGGGCCTACAAGGCGGTCATCATCGTCGGGTTCGTCCTGCTGATCCTCCAGGGGATCTCCCAGGCCATCAAGAACTTCTACTGGGCCATGGGCTGGGAAGAGCGCGGACCACGGGAAGAGCGCGTCAAGGAAATCCACTGA